A stretch of Myxocyprinus asiaticus isolate MX2 ecotype Aquarium Trade chromosome 42, UBuf_Myxa_2, whole genome shotgun sequence DNA encodes these proteins:
- the LOC127432715 gene encoding serine/threonine-protein kinase 10-like: MASLLMRIFRLDVEKKRVRHYENLKRDVDPHQTWETLGELGDGAFGKVYKAQNQTTGVLGAAKVIEVSSEEQLDDYITEIDILAACRHTNIISLLDSIFFEGWLWILIEYCPGGALDDIMLELERGLSEQQISEVCCQTLQALSYLHQHHIIHRDLKAGNILLTMEGQVKLADFGVSAKNDNTLQKRSTFIGTPYWIAPEVIMCETSKDNPYSSKADIWSLGITLIEAAEMDPPHHSLNPMRVLLKITKSPPPTLSNPRQWSSHFQDFLRRVLQKNPEARWGAQQLLAHPFSYAGRDGQALKELIAEAKAEVTEVIEAEALFHLQCAENEMLAPESEQTQPLPVQAVEEQRPHEPESPQKSVDAVPQSPTNPEPNTVVKVTPRASQATYKAQKSARRLSIPGNLLSFLTGSSRRCKSGFWGDNSPVQGTKDSEDSSAVQTVGNCPSVSQGDDSHESENTDKLKEQISDLAEDKSNEAADVKDKEAKAETDKEDTKNLNHLSTQTKLPTNISEKETLDLIKVDTDADEDSGHNDQIFWKSLQKPAIVDKATLPRTTHPWSTLVKALSLEKTLTKKCKWDEERSKNEYLDLACPLKTCNSPLTIGIDKSVAVEMPSSKLPEEIPDLQKGQQTTEPLESDPDEGTIMLVEEKTKVETEGPEEMETNGGTGDEKKEESCPTGTDLNGAKDTRTEKEDHSATTEEHITMEVRDKNVNEAFNENRNIIEVGNDDVDSRDENSEKQESSEKGEELNAATDTGTEEEEHSVTKESMAPVELESRNESGENTRKSNEMETPIQNEETKIIVLQNTEKERELTSKVNTEETSTEGEMSLSVNEGEADRVEKVNCSKETEVCTDSEEPNQERNQRNYISLQNIKGEQSKSKGDDTIDVTGPNLKKQVMFALEEDKQRQDKTDERPLANGIEDSGIIPPHVGSNGTTPKESNDDTIPPLSPTTEPTSPPLSPGFEGDLHPSRRTVKKTRKFMVDGREVSVTTSKVVSERDSNEQQMRSNRRQELHALKLLQREEQREHVHLEQKLQQQREQMFRHIEQEMTSKKQYYDSELERLEKQYQQQSSQMEAEHTARLREDARRLKAQQEKELNRKSSALKADPKEEQLFLQKQQHELNEALQKGIQDHKRKVASMEWEITVKSQQLKRAREAVIWELEQRHLQEKYHLFKQQVKEQYSLQRQQLIKKHNKDKERASRFQQVLLEEQKSLQTQERASFQKAQKAEAKARLNQFKVELRQKGLSGSEQRQCLTQFLSEEEARQKQDRQSLQESHENHLKAVQEQCDASTAELQHLQNEKLQVLVDMEKKKIKALEDEHTLELNEWRDKLACRKEVLEEDLARRRREKEGPRRRGSEPEKCHAARRSKFFPNLSFS, encoded by the exons ATGGCCTCCCTCCTTATGCGTATCTTTCGGCTGGATGTGGAGAAAAAGCGGGTTAGACACTATGAAAACCTGAAGAGGGATGTGGATCCACATCAGACGTGGGAGACTCTGGGTGaactgggggatggagcttttgGGAAGGTGTATAAG GCTCAGAATCAGACAACGGGGGTCCTGGGAGCTGCTAAAGTCATTGAAGTAAGCAGTGAAGAGCAGCTGGATGACTACATCACTGAGATAGACATCCTCGCAGCATGTCGCCATACAAACATTATTTCTTTGCTGGACTCCATCTTCTTTGAGGGCTGGCTGTGG ATCCTTATTGAGTACTGCCCCGGAGGAGCCCTGGATGATATCATGTTGG AACTGGAACGGGGCCTTTCGGAGCAACAGATCAGTGAGGTGTGCTGTCAGACTCTGCAAGCTCTGTCTTACCTGCACCAACATCACATCATACACAGAGACCTGAAGGCTGGCAATATTCTGCTCACGATGGAGGGACAGGTCAAACTAG CTGACTTTGGTGTGTCTGCAAAAAATGACAATACCCTTCAAAAACGATCAACTTTCATTGGAACTCCATACTG GATTGCACCGGAGGTAATAATGTGTGAAACATCAAAGGACAATCCCTACAGCTCTAAAGCTGATATCTGGTCACTGGGCATTACTTTGATTGAGGCTGCTGAGATGGACCCCCCTCATCATTCTCTCAATCCCATGAGGGTCCTACTGAAGATCACCAAGTCTCCGCCACCCACACTTTCCAACCCTCGCCAATG GTCGTCTCATTTCCAAGACTTTCTGAGGAGGGTGTTGCAGAAGAACCCAGAAGCTCGTTGGGGAGCCCAACAGCTCCTGGCCCACCCTTTCTCTTATGCTGGACGAGATGGGCAAGCGCTTAAAGAGCTCATCGCTGAGGCCAAAGCAGAGGTGACTGAGGTCATAGAGGCTGAG GCTCTGTTTCACCTACAGTGTGCAGAGAATGAGATGTTAGCGCCAGAGTCCGAGCAAACACAGCCACTACCAGTACAAGCAGTTGAAGAACAAAGACCACATGAACCTGAGAGTCCTCAGAAGTCCGTAGATGCTGTTCCTCAATCTCCCACCAATCCCGAGCCAAACACTGTGGTTAAAGTAACTCCCAGGGCCTCCCAGGCCACATATAAAGCTCAGAAGAGTGCAAGACGTCTCTCCATCCCTGGAAACCTGCTTTCGTTTCTGACAGGGAGCTCTCGTCGTTGCAAATCTGGATTCTGGGGTGACAATTCACCTGTTCAGGGAACTAAAGACTCTGAAGATTCCAGTGCAGTGCAAACTGTGGGAAATTGTCCTTCAGTTTCACAGGGAGATGACAGCCATGAGAGTGAAAACACTGACAAACTCAAGGAGCAAATATCTGACTTAGCTGAAGATAAAAGTAATGAGGCTGCTGATGTCAAAGACAAGGAAGCAAAAGCAGAAACTGACAAGGAAGACACCAAGAACTTAAATCACTTAAGCACACAAACAAAGCTACCAACCAATATCTCTGAAAAGGAAACACTAGATCTTATCAAGGTGGACACTGACGCAGATGAAGATTCAGGGCACAATGACCAAATATTCTGGAAATCCCTCCAAAAACCTGCTATTGTTGACAAAGCCACACTTCCTAGAACAACACATCCATGGAGCACACTGGTTAAAGCTTTGAGTTTGGAAAAAACACTTACCAAAAAGTGCAAATGGGATGAGGAAAGATCTAAAAACGAGTACCTTGATTTGGCCTGTCCTCTGAAAACTTGCAATTCCCCTCTCACAATAGGTATAGACAAAAGCGTGGCTGTTGAGATGCCATCTAGTAAATTACCTGAAGAAATTCCTGATCTTCAGAAAGGGCAACAGACAACTGAACCATTAGAAAGTGACCCTGATGAGGGAACAATCATGCTTGTTGAAGAAAAAACTAAGGTAGAAACAGAAGGGCCAGAGGAAATGGAGACCAATGGAGGAACAGGGGatgaaaaaaaagaggaaagtTGTCCAACAGGCACAGATCTTAATGGAGCTAAAGATACAAGGACAGAAAAAGAGGATCATTCAGCCACCACGGAAGAGCACATTACCATGGAAGTAAGGGATAAGAATGTCAACGAAGCCTTCAATGAAAACCGTAATATTATAGAGGTAGGCAATGATGATGTAGACTCTAGAGATGAAAACAGCGAGAAACAGGAAAGCAGTGAAAAAGGTGAGGAACTGAATGCTGCAACAGATACAGGAACGGAGGAAGAAGAACATTCAGTCACCAAGGAAAGTATGGCACCAGTGGAGCTAGAATCAAGAAATGAAAGCGGTGAGAACACAAGAAAATCAAATGAGATGGAAACACCCATCCAAAATGAGGAGACAAAGATAATTGTTTTACAAaatacagagaaagaaagagagctaACAAGTAAAGTTAATACAGAAGAGACCAGTACTGAGGGGGAAATGAGTCTCAGTGTTAATGAAGGAGAAGCCGACAGAGTTGAGAAAGTGAACTGTTCTAAAGAGACAGAAGTTTGTACTGATTCAGAGGAACCAAACCAAGAACGTAACCAAAGGAATTATATAAGCTTACAGAACATCAAAGGAGAACAATCAAAAAGCAAAGGTGATGATACAATAGATGTGACTGGACCAAATTTGAAAAAGCAGGTGATGTTTGCACTTGAGGAGGACAAGCAAAGGCAAGATAAAACCGATGAAAGACCACTTGCAAATGGCATAGAAGATTCAGGCATTATACCACCACATGTTGGATCAAACGGAACCACACCTAAAGAATCTAATGATGACACAATTCCACCTCTTTCTCCAACTACGGAGCCAACTTCCCCTCCTCTGTCCCCTGGCTTTGAAGGG GACTTACATCCAAGCAGGAGGACAGTCAAGAAAACCCGAAAATTTATGGTGGATGGTCGAGAGGTCAGCGTTACCACCTCCAaggtggttagtgagagagacaGCAATGAACAACAAATGCGCTCCAACAG ACGACAGGAGCTGCACGCACTGAAGCTCTTGCAGAGAGAGGAGCAAAGAGAGCATGTGCATCTGGAGCAGAAACTACAGCAGCAGCGAGAACAGATGTTCCGTCACATAGAACAAGAGATGACT AGCAAGAAGCAATACTATGACAGTGAGCTTGAGAGACTTGAAAAACAGTACCAGCAGCAAAGCAGTCAAATGGAGGCAGAGCACACAGCCCGACTTAGAGAGGATGCACGGCGACTCAAGGCACAACAGGAGAAAGAGCTAAACCGCAAGAGCAGTGCCCTGAAAGCTGACCCTAAAGAG GAGCAACTGTTCCTACAGAAGCAGCAGCATGAACTGAATGAGGCTCTGCAGAAAGGCATTCAGGATCATAAGAGGAAAGTGGCATCCATGGAATGGGAGATTACAGTCAAATCTCAACAGCTAAAGCGAG CTCGTGAGGCAGTGATTTGGGAATTAGAACAGCGACATTTACAGGAGAAGTACCACCTATTCAAACAGCAGGTGAAGGAACAGTACTCCCTACAAAGACAGCAGCTGATCAAGAAACACAACAAG GATAAGGAGAGAGCGTCTCGGTTCCAGCAGGTTCTTCTAGAGGAACAGAAGTCATTGCAGACCCAGGAGAGAGCTTCCTTTCAGAAGGCCCAGAAAGCTGAAGCCAAAGCCCGTTTGAACCAGTTTAAGGTGGAACTCAGGCAGAAAGGTCTAAGCGGTTCTGAACAGCGTCAATGTCTCACACAG TTTTTGTCAGAGGAGGAGGCCAGACAAAAGCAAGACAGACAGAGTCTGCAAGAGAGTCATGAGAACCATCTGAAAGCAGTCCAGGAACAATGTGACGCCAGTACTGCTGAACTGCAGCATCTTCAG AATGAGAAGCTTCAAGTTCTTGTGGACATGGAGAAGAAAAAGATCAAAGCTCTGGAGGACGAGCACACCCTGGAGCTCAATGAATGGAGAGATAAGCTAGCATGCAGGAAAGAG gTGCTAGAGGAAGATCTGGCTCGTAGACGCAGAGAAAAAGAAGGACCAAGAAGACGAGGAAGTGAGCCTGAAAAATGTCATGCAGCTCGTCGCTCAAAGTTCTTTCCAAATCTAAGCTTCTCttga